One window from the genome of Ictidomys tridecemlineatus isolate mIctTri1 chromosome 12, mIctTri1.hap1, whole genome shotgun sequence encodes:
- the Dusp11 gene encoding RNA/RNP complex-1-interacting phosphatase isoform X4, with amino-acid sequence MPGTRFIAFKVPLQKSFEAKLAPEERFSPLDLFNKIREQNEELGLIIDLTYTQRYYKSEDLPETIPYLKIFTVGHQVPDNNTIFKFKCAVSGFLKENKDNDKLIGVHCTHGLNRTGYLICRYLIDVEGMRPDDAIELFNRCRGHCIERQNYIEDLQNGPVRKNWNSGVSRSSDFEDSAHLMEPGHTSNKSGNQGSRYNLHRTYGYPVPSRRFHTQSPHLQQPFRKFSQNQNVYQRSHIPPPGPAGEDYSQRRYFWNVKPNGSQAVQDKRWYPGSYQRLSYPTYWGWTE; translated from the exons ATGCCTGGGACTCGATTCATTGCTTTCAAAGTTCCTTTGCAAAAG AGTTTTGAAGCGAAACTTGCTCCAGAAGAACGCTTTTCTCCTCTGGATCTTTTTAACAAAATCCGAGAACAAAATGAAGAGCTTGGACTGATTATTGATTTAACATATACTCAGCGCTATTATAAGTCAGAG gATTTGCCAGAAACTATTccttacttaaaaatttttacagtTGGGCATCAAGTGCCTGATAACAacactatttttaaattcaaatgtgCTGTTAGtggatttttgaaagaaaataaagacaatg ACAAACTTATTGGTGTCCACTGTACACATGGCTTAAACCGGACTGGTTACCTCATCTGCAG ATATTTGATTGATGTAGAAGGCATGAGGCCAGATGATGCAATTGAAT TATTCAATAGGTGCCGGGGACATTGCATAGAAAGACAAAACTACATTGAAGACCTTCAGAATGGTCCTGTCAGAAA GAATTGGAATTCTGGTGTATCCAGGTCAAGCGATTTTGAAGACTCAGCACATCTCATGGAACCAGGGCACACCTCTAACAAGTCTGGTAACCAAGGATCTAGGTATAACTTACATCGGACCTATGGTTATCCAGTGCCTTCCCGGCGTTTTCACACCCAGTCCCCACACTTGCAGCAGCCATTCAG aaaattttcacaaaatcAGAATGTTTACCAGAGAAGCCATatccctcctcctggccctgctggaGAGGACTATTCACAAAGGAGATACTTTTGGAATGTGAAGCCAAATGGCAGTCAAGCAGTCCAGGATAAGAGGTGGTATCCTGGCAGTTATCAGAGACTGTCCTATCCGACCTACTGGGGATGGACCGAGTGA
- the Dusp11 gene encoding RNA/RNP complex-1-interacting phosphatase isoform X1, which yields MSQWHHARSGWGRGRDFSGRPSAKRKGGNRIPERWKDYLPVGQRMPGTRFIAFKVPLQKCLGDHLCYPPPGASLPLSFEAKLAPEERFSPLDLFNKIREQNEELGLIIDLTYTQRYYKSEDLPETIPYLKIFTVGHQVPDNNTIFKFKCAVSGFLKENKDNDKLIGVHCTHGLNRTGYLICRYLIDVEGMRPDDAIELFNRCRGHCIERQNYIEDLQNGPVRKNWNSGVSRSSDFEDSAHLMEPGHTSNKSGNQGSRYNLHRTYGYPVPSRRFHTQSPHLQQPFRKFSQNQNVYQRSHIPPPGPAGEDYSQRRYFWNVKPNGSQAVQDKRWYPGSYQRLSYPTYWGWTE from the exons ATGAGCCAATGGCATCATGCCCGCAGTGGCTGGGGTAGGGGACGCGACTTTTCTGGTCGTCCCTCAGCAAAGAGGAAGGGCGGAAACCGCATCCCGGAAAG GTGGAAAGACTATCTCCCAGTTGGACAGAGGATGCCTGGGACTCGATTCATTGCTTTCAAAGTTCCTTTGCAAAAG TGTCTTGGTGATCATCTTTGCTACCCTCCTCCAGGAGCCAGCCTACCTCTT AGTTTTGAAGCGAAACTTGCTCCAGAAGAACGCTTTTCTCCTCTGGATCTTTTTAACAAAATCCGAGAACAAAATGAAGAGCTTGGACTGATTATTGATTTAACATATACTCAGCGCTATTATAAGTCAGAG gATTTGCCAGAAACTATTccttacttaaaaatttttacagtTGGGCATCAAGTGCCTGATAACAacactatttttaaattcaaatgtgCTGTTAGtggatttttgaaagaaaataaagacaatg ACAAACTTATTGGTGTCCACTGTACACATGGCTTAAACCGGACTGGTTACCTCATCTGCAG ATATTTGATTGATGTAGAAGGCATGAGGCCAGATGATGCAATTGAAT TATTCAATAGGTGCCGGGGACATTGCATAGAAAGACAAAACTACATTGAAGACCTTCAGAATGGTCCTGTCAGAAA GAATTGGAATTCTGGTGTATCCAGGTCAAGCGATTTTGAAGACTCAGCACATCTCATGGAACCAGGGCACACCTCTAACAAGTCTGGTAACCAAGGATCTAGGTATAACTTACATCGGACCTATGGTTATCCAGTGCCTTCCCGGCGTTTTCACACCCAGTCCCCACACTTGCAGCAGCCATTCAG aaaattttcacaaaatcAGAATGTTTACCAGAGAAGCCATatccctcctcctggccctgctggaGAGGACTATTCACAAAGGAGATACTTTTGGAATGTGAAGCCAAATGGCAGTCAAGCAGTCCAGGATAAGAGGTGGTATCCTGGCAGTTATCAGAGACTGTCCTATCCGACCTACTGGGGATGGACCGAGTGA
- the Dusp11 gene encoding RNA/RNP complex-1-interacting phosphatase isoform X3 — protein MPGTRFIAFKVPLQKCLGDHLCYPPPGASLPLSFEAKLAPEERFSPLDLFNKIREQNEELGLIIDLTYTQRYYKSEDLPETIPYLKIFTVGHQVPDNNTIFKFKCAVSGFLKENKDNDKLIGVHCTHGLNRTGYLICRYLIDVEGMRPDDAIELFNRCRGHCIERQNYIEDLQNGPVRKNWNSGVSRSSDFEDSAHLMEPGHTSNKSGNQGSRYNLHRTYGYPVPSRRFHTQSPHLQQPFRKFSQNQNVYQRSHIPPPGPAGEDYSQRRYFWNVKPNGSQAVQDKRWYPGSYQRLSYPTYWGWTE, from the exons ATGCCTGGGACTCGATTCATTGCTTTCAAAGTTCCTTTGCAAAAG TGTCTTGGTGATCATCTTTGCTACCCTCCTCCAGGAGCCAGCCTACCTCTT AGTTTTGAAGCGAAACTTGCTCCAGAAGAACGCTTTTCTCCTCTGGATCTTTTTAACAAAATCCGAGAACAAAATGAAGAGCTTGGACTGATTATTGATTTAACATATACTCAGCGCTATTATAAGTCAGAG gATTTGCCAGAAACTATTccttacttaaaaatttttacagtTGGGCATCAAGTGCCTGATAACAacactatttttaaattcaaatgtgCTGTTAGtggatttttgaaagaaaataaagacaatg ACAAACTTATTGGTGTCCACTGTACACATGGCTTAAACCGGACTGGTTACCTCATCTGCAG ATATTTGATTGATGTAGAAGGCATGAGGCCAGATGATGCAATTGAAT TATTCAATAGGTGCCGGGGACATTGCATAGAAAGACAAAACTACATTGAAGACCTTCAGAATGGTCCTGTCAGAAA GAATTGGAATTCTGGTGTATCCAGGTCAAGCGATTTTGAAGACTCAGCACATCTCATGGAACCAGGGCACACCTCTAACAAGTCTGGTAACCAAGGATCTAGGTATAACTTACATCGGACCTATGGTTATCCAGTGCCTTCCCGGCGTTTTCACACCCAGTCCCCACACTTGCAGCAGCCATTCAG aaaattttcacaaaatcAGAATGTTTACCAGAGAAGCCATatccctcctcctggccctgctggaGAGGACTATTCACAAAGGAGATACTTTTGGAATGTGAAGCCAAATGGCAGTCAAGCAGTCCAGGATAAGAGGTGGTATCCTGGCAGTTATCAGAGACTGTCCTATCCGACCTACTGGGGATGGACCGAGTGA
- the LOC101956542 gene encoding uncharacterized protein C2orf78, which yields MHSLALATHTSSGMVSSSFVSAIDVTSNYPLAENFQNSSLHGNADSLQLSLPVVINAASLIGSVCNFSRASAPAATSAWLLPSTCGTSFQPLMGSAYLYQHSSTAMVSGVTGQNQIPMASASYPSIFEWDITGNAEKSSSTLGDFTLTVIDQNTAGCSRSMTAQYDKTSDANVMVPVYPTLSARLVQAAPSQNPNKDHSLSLPYQEGSQVYYYDQNSLGTLLSGDHGPCLQSYGSVPYAGSSAAASQPEMVTVLKEVQPTNVLPSVSTHGIYYSLPTQPITETNFQVMETSLGMEASLGLQPPSQTFCLPQSPEFPNSCSSRNIQILERNPPTALGDISIITPVQSSSDFLALPPNQSQEQTEIKNLCEIKTMLSEPLDAYQIAMENQDPPLLPLDIPEIHQLLASIGPLDQEEKPHSENIHLGNNILSLEDQGPLENGIEFSSGFADLTALVEDILLPELFSSLKDFDQPECPTTSKSNDTRAIMVNQGQETTSAIKSPSDPVKNNKNKASESPDGTPQAKMQPRDLECTLEGEGAHGDADSIGAPEHTSKHSNSKPQKAASSRNSKAKCHGQEKTKRTRENNSRKAEEKQQPGNKVKMEEKPTVPKLKRKRNQPELCQETFKKPRSCPGMHMLESVQVSHALGKKNDKKTGLSSSRAPGNSGSTQGPRPCPAMKPWLAVKGPEKSQVKAQSPDISAEREGPSPPIYEPPQPGKVKLVPLPFLTLEKPPPRPVINQRPQSLASRRPTAAYPAQPGPASSTQPMAVNQSQPATANPSWMHPAKPAQPILTSATQSGLTSSTQPSAPRSAASRPAPYKTSSCTSLQWHPISTILTKPQSQLPKPQNQYLLQDFALQPIPWRKPNVPGQVVSTPITKHQRPEREAMKKKAQQERENAAKYTALGRVQFFIEREREMEIARYYGYTM from the exons ATGCATTCTCTAGCCTTAGCCACCCACACATCCTCTGGGATGGTCTCCTCATCCTTTGTATCTGCGATTGATGTGACCTC TAATTATCCTCTtgcagaaaatttccaaaattcttCTTTACATGGAAATGCTGATTCTCTGcagctctctcttcctgtggtgATCAATGCAGCTTCCCTGATAGGAAGTGTCTGCAACTTCTCCAGAGCCTCTGCTCCAGCTGCCACTTCAGCATGGTTATTGCCCTCAACCTGTGGCACCTCCTTCCAGCCACTCATGGGCAGTGCCTACCTTTATCAACATTCTAGCACAGCCATGGTGTCTGGGGTTACTGGCCAGAACCAGATCCCCATGGCATCTGCCTCCTATCCAAGTATTTTTGAGTGGGATATCACAGGAAATGCTGAAAAGAGCTCATCTACACTCGGGGACTTTACTCTGACTGTCATTGACCAAAACACTGCAGGTTGTTCCAGGTCAATGACAGCCCAATATGACAAAACTTCTGATGCCAATGTCATGGTCCCTGTGTATCCAACACTGTCAGCCAGGCTTGTCCAGGCAGCACCATCTCAGAATCCAAATAAGGATCATAGCCTGTCACTTCCCTACCAAGAAGGAAGCCAGGTCTACTACTATGATCAAAACTCTCTggggactctgctctctggagatcATGGCCCCTGCCTGCAATCCTATGGCTCTGTGCCATATGCAGGAAGTAGTGCTGCTGCCTCTCAACCAGAAATGGTGACAGTGCTGAAGGAGGTTCAGCCCACAAATGTCCTACCATCAGTCTCTACCCATGGGATCTACTACTCTTTGCCTACTCAACCTATCACAGAAACAAATTTTCAAG TGATGGAAACTTCCCTAGGGATGGAGGCTTCCTTGGGATTGCAACCTCCAAGTCAGACATTTTGTCTGCCACAATCTCCAGAATTCCCCAACTCCTGCAGTAGCAGAAATATCCAAATACTTGAGAGGAATCCACCAACTGCACTTGGGGACATTTCCATAATAACTCCAGTCCAGAGTTCTTCTGATTTCTTGGCATTGCCTCCAAATCAAAGCCAGGAACAAACAGAGATTAAGAATTTGTGTGAGATTAAAACCATGCTCTCAGAGCCACTGGATGCCTACCAGATTGCCATGGAGAACCAGGATCCTCCACTACTCCCTTTAGACATCCCAGAAATTCACCAGCTTCTGGCCTCCATTGGTCCTCTGGACCAAGAGGAGAAGCCACATTCTGAAAATATCCATCTGGGAAACAACATCCTGAGTCTTGAGGACCAAGGCCCACTTGAAAATGGGATTGAATTTAGCAGTGGTTTTGCAGACCTCACTGCACTGGTGGAGGATATTCTCCTTCCTGAGCTTTTCAGTTCCTTAAAAGACTTTGACCAACCTGAATGTCCCACAACATCAAAATCCAATGACACCAGAGCCATCATGGTGAATCAGGGGCAGGAAACCACAAGTGCCATTAAGAGTCCTAGTGATCCAGtgaagaacaacaaaaataaagctTCAGAGTCTCCTGATGGAACTCCTCAGGCCAAAATGCAGCCAAGGGACCTAGAGTGCACATTGGAAGGAGAAGGTGCTCACGGGGATGCAGACAGTATTGGGGCCCCTGAGCACACATCCAAGCACTCTAACAGCAAACCTCAGAAAGCTGCATCCAGCAGAAACAGCAAGGCTAAGTGCCATGGGCAGGAAAAGACCAAGAGGACCAGAGAAAACAACTCCAGGAAAGCCGAGGAGAAGCAGCAGCCAGGCAATAAAGTCAAGATGGAAGAGAAGCCAACTGTGCCCAAACTAAAGCGGAAGAGGAACCAACCTGAGCTTTGCCAAGAGACCTTTAAAAAGCCTCGGAGCTGTCCTGGCATGCACATGCTGGAGTCAGTGCAGGTTTCCCATGCACTGGGGAAGAAGAATGATAAGAAAACTGGGCTCTCTTCCTCCCGGGCCCCGGGAAACTCAGGCAGTACCCAAGGCCCCCGTCCATGCCCAGCTATGAAACCATGGCTTGCAGTTAAGGGTCCTGAGAAATCACAAGTCAAAGCCCAGAGCCCAGATATCAGTGCTGAAAGGGAGGGTCCCTCTCCACCTATTTATGAGCCTCCACAACCTGGGAAGGTTAAATTGGTACCTTTGCCTTTTCTGACCCTGGAGAAACCTCCACCTCGACCAGTAATCAATCAGAGGCCACAGTCTCTGGCCTCAAGGAGACCCACTGCGGCTTaccctgcccagcctggccctgctaGCTCAACTCAACCCATGGCAGTCAACCAATCCCAACCAGCTACTGCCAACCCATCTTGGATGCATCCTGCCAAGCCAGCTCAGCCAATTTTAACTAGTGCAACCCAGTCTGGTTTGACCTCTTCTACCCAGCCTAGTGCCCCTCGGTCTGCTGCTTCTAGGCCTGCACCCTACAAAACATCATCTTGCACCTCTCTCCAGTGGCACCCTATTTCCACTATTTTGACCAAGCCCCAGTCACAACTGCCCAAGCCTCAAAACCAATATCTACTCCAAGACTTTGCCTTACAACCAATTCCATGGAGGAAACCCAATGTTCCTGGGCAAGTAGTATCAACTCCCATCACCAAACACCAGAGGCCAGAGCGGGAAGCCATGAAGAAGAAGGCTCAACAAGAGCGTGAGAATGCTGCCAAGTACACTGCTTTGGGGAGAGTGCAGTTTTTCATcgagagggaaagagagatggaAATTGCTCGTTACTATGGTTACACAATGTAA
- the Dusp11 gene encoding RNA/RNP complex-1-interacting phosphatase isoform X2, with product MSQWHHARSGWGRGRDFSGRPSAKRKGGNRIPERWKDYLPVGQRMPGTRFIAFKVPLQKSFEAKLAPEERFSPLDLFNKIREQNEELGLIIDLTYTQRYYKSEDLPETIPYLKIFTVGHQVPDNNTIFKFKCAVSGFLKENKDNDKLIGVHCTHGLNRTGYLICRYLIDVEGMRPDDAIELFNRCRGHCIERQNYIEDLQNGPVRKNWNSGVSRSSDFEDSAHLMEPGHTSNKSGNQGSRYNLHRTYGYPVPSRRFHTQSPHLQQPFRKFSQNQNVYQRSHIPPPGPAGEDYSQRRYFWNVKPNGSQAVQDKRWYPGSYQRLSYPTYWGWTE from the exons ATGAGCCAATGGCATCATGCCCGCAGTGGCTGGGGTAGGGGACGCGACTTTTCTGGTCGTCCCTCAGCAAAGAGGAAGGGCGGAAACCGCATCCCGGAAAG GTGGAAAGACTATCTCCCAGTTGGACAGAGGATGCCTGGGACTCGATTCATTGCTTTCAAAGTTCCTTTGCAAAAG AGTTTTGAAGCGAAACTTGCTCCAGAAGAACGCTTTTCTCCTCTGGATCTTTTTAACAAAATCCGAGAACAAAATGAAGAGCTTGGACTGATTATTGATTTAACATATACTCAGCGCTATTATAAGTCAGAG gATTTGCCAGAAACTATTccttacttaaaaatttttacagtTGGGCATCAAGTGCCTGATAACAacactatttttaaattcaaatgtgCTGTTAGtggatttttgaaagaaaataaagacaatg ACAAACTTATTGGTGTCCACTGTACACATGGCTTAAACCGGACTGGTTACCTCATCTGCAG ATATTTGATTGATGTAGAAGGCATGAGGCCAGATGATGCAATTGAAT TATTCAATAGGTGCCGGGGACATTGCATAGAAAGACAAAACTACATTGAAGACCTTCAGAATGGTCCTGTCAGAAA GAATTGGAATTCTGGTGTATCCAGGTCAAGCGATTTTGAAGACTCAGCACATCTCATGGAACCAGGGCACACCTCTAACAAGTCTGGTAACCAAGGATCTAGGTATAACTTACATCGGACCTATGGTTATCCAGTGCCTTCCCGGCGTTTTCACACCCAGTCCCCACACTTGCAGCAGCCATTCAG aaaattttcacaaaatcAGAATGTTTACCAGAGAAGCCATatccctcctcctggccctgctggaGAGGACTATTCACAAAGGAGATACTTTTGGAATGTGAAGCCAAATGGCAGTCAAGCAGTCCAGGATAAGAGGTGGTATCCTGGCAGTTATCAGAGACTGTCCTATCCGACCTACTGGGGATGGACCGAGTGA